In the Paenibacillus sp. FSL H7-0357 genome, one interval contains:
- a CDS encoding PP2C family protein-serine/threonine phosphatase, which produces MRKENSDFLMSFVSESGSFMTNRDFFGCVELEDKACYIIADGLDSDEEAHSAEMIVQTILESFLEKPTLSRRRLTDYIRIAHEWLHYESRRVRLKASILIVVTDYTKMVWASAGNARLYHFRGERLILKSRDHSLAQQMADEGQIAEDKIDTNDERGNLLQYAGMPGKLKPYVSGKIPLADGDVLVMCTSGLWQAVEDAEMIDSVQAANDPVMLADTLEEVMLSKQRMRIDNYTAACIYANKTYQEEPKNRKKWIKRILIILLTVLLVGGAGIFYKVKSAAKKAELAADMLQYEQSADVYVTEQEYGKAVSDYSLGRNNSIKLKDRIHKKLLTDKMAAAQKLVDGEAHLKEGDIVKAKASYTKALELSEPYSIFKRQAIEDRLGQMTAFQKVQDWLREADLKFQNGDSSGAITLYLRARSSATENAYKEALAEITTKLETAEAKKSDVERQVSQLQADKLEAKGDRYNEAADYSGALDAYAAAQEVYQSIDMLERVLAMERKISKLEEKLNPPVPAVDPNAAGAADLTGSMDLPLVTPDESTDNNGSITDNSSNNEAGKGLEESAAKGAASTEPGSGVDAALPKEETVQKSAEEEVQP; this is translated from the coding sequence ATGAGGAAGGAGAACAGCGATTTTTTAATGAGTTTCGTCTCCGAATCGGGTTCTTTTATGACTAACCGGGATTTTTTCGGGTGCGTTGAGCTGGAGGATAAGGCCTGTTATATCATTGCCGATGGATTGGATTCAGATGAAGAGGCTCACAGTGCCGAAATGATTGTGCAGACGATTCTGGAGAGCTTTTTGGAGAAACCCACCCTCTCCCGGCGGCGTTTGACCGATTACATCCGGATTGCCCATGAGTGGCTGCATTATGAGAGCCGAAGAGTCCGTCTGAAGGCCAGTATACTAATTGTGGTGACGGATTATACGAAGATGGTATGGGCATCGGCCGGGAATGCGAGACTTTATCATTTTCGCGGGGAGCGCCTGATCTTGAAAAGCCGGGACCACAGCCTTGCCCAGCAGATGGCAGACGAAGGACAAATTGCCGAGGACAAGATCGATACGAATGATGAGCGTGGCAATCTGCTGCAATATGCCGGGATGCCGGGCAAGCTGAAGCCTTATGTCTCCGGGAAGATTCCGCTGGCAGATGGCGATGTGCTGGTGATGTGCACCTCCGGTTTGTGGCAGGCTGTCGAGGACGCAGAGATGATTGATTCTGTTCAGGCGGCGAATGATCCGGTTATGCTGGCGGATACGCTTGAGGAAGTCATGCTCAGCAAACAGCGGATGCGGATAGATAATTATACGGCAGCATGTATCTACGCTAATAAGACCTATCAGGAAGAGCCGAAGAACCGCAAGAAGTGGATCAAACGCATTCTTATTATTCTATTAACGGTGCTTCTGGTAGGTGGCGCCGGGATCTTCTATAAGGTCAAAAGTGCGGCTAAGAAGGCCGAATTAGCTGCCGATATGCTCCAGTACGAACAGAGTGCTGACGTGTATGTTACAGAGCAGGAGTATGGCAAGGCAGTATCCGACTATAGTTTGGGCCGCAACAACTCGATCAAGCTCAAGGACCGGATTCATAAAAAGCTGCTGACAGACAAAATGGCGGCTGCGCAAAAGCTGGTTGACGGCGAAGCCCACCTCAAGGAGGGGGATATTGTAAAAGCCAAAGCGAGCTATACCAAAGCGCTGGAACTTTCGGAACCGTACAGTATCTTCAAGCGGCAGGCGATTGAAGACAGACTGGGACAGATGACCGCCTTCCAGAAGGTACAGGACTGGCTTCGGGAAGCAGATCTCAAATTCCAGAACGGTGACTCCAGCGGCGCCATTACGCTGTACCTGCGGGCGCGGTCCTCCGCCACGGAGAACGCTTATAAAGAGGCTCTTGCCGAAATTACAACCAAGCTGGAAACGGCGGAAGCCAAAAAATCGGATGTGGAGCGGCAAGTAAGTCAGCTCCAGGCCGATAAGCTGGAAGCCAAGGGCGACCGTTACAATGAAGCCGCTGATTACAGCGGGGCGCTGGATGCTTACGCAGCAGCACAAGAGGTCTATCAGAGTATTGATATGCTGGAACGGGTACTGGCAATGGAGCGCAAGATCTCCAAGCTGGAAGAGAAATTGAACCCGCCTGTACCTGCTGTAGACCCGAATGCTGCCGGAGCTGCAGACCTTACGGGAAGTATGGATTTGCCTCTGGTGACTCCAGATGAAAGTACGGATAACAACGGAAGTATAACAGATAATTCAAGTAATAATGAAGCTGGTAAGGGTTTAGAGGAAAGTGCCGCAAAAGGTGCAGCGAGCACAGAACCGGGCAGCGGCGTGGATGCCGCGCTGCCGAAAGAGGAAACGGTCCAGAAATCCGCTGAAGAGGAGGTGCAGCCATGA
- a CDS encoding pentapeptide repeat-containing protein, which produces MAQTAVMEMFMEEIVGPVRNRVLLHWEQLYQANRKPLQEAFIRHFDKLCREVAELQSIGEKGAIGHFTYSMLRTRLQEGHGVYLVEASDETWLFDPASVAGEYDASWAFGYLDELLLLLEEERQRPGSPYTGGISRPDLEKLLLRESQHGHQYVIALLRSAMPEAMLTEGFRELEQCGIVEVRVGEYLDISESVYRKDSDPTDETEIRKWLAERIEGAYGYGALERLDLAGGDYSEMDFRYSAFRESAFGGSSFAESNLVGTVWEGCDLTDTEWNQGWLHGASFENCRLVGALFHRVEADCGLPDPGNWEIPGFQEVSFAGADLSEAEFVLAKLRGARFTGAKLTGAILGWCDLTDADFRGADLRGTNFSGSCLMGVQMDTGACSLLSERPEMPELPFTEEAITDWLKEEHQ; this is translated from the coding sequence TTGGCTCAGACTGCCGTGATGGAGATGTTTATGGAAGAAATTGTGGGGCCGGTCCGTAACCGGGTGCTGCTGCATTGGGAGCAGCTGTATCAGGCCAACCGCAAGCCGCTACAGGAGGCGTTCATCCGCCACTTTGACAAGCTGTGCCGGGAGGTGGCGGAGCTGCAGAGCATAGGAGAGAAAGGAGCCATCGGGCATTTCACCTATTCGATGCTTCGGACCCGGCTGCAGGAAGGACACGGAGTCTATCTGGTGGAGGCTTCGGATGAGACGTGGCTGTTTGATCCCGCTTCTGTGGCGGGTGAGTATGATGCTTCTTGGGCATTCGGCTATCTGGATGAGCTCCTGCTGCTGCTGGAGGAGGAAAGACAACGCCCGGGTTCCCCGTATACCGGAGGTATCAGCCGTCCCGACCTGGAGAAGCTGCTGTTGCGTGAATCGCAGCATGGGCATCAATATGTCATTGCACTGCTCCGCTCGGCGATGCCGGAGGCGATGCTTACCGAGGGATTCCGTGAGCTGGAGCAATGCGGAATTGTTGAAGTGCGTGTGGGCGAGTATCTCGATATCAGCGAGTCTGTCTACCGCAAGGATAGCGACCCTACGGATGAGACCGAGATTCGGAAATGGCTGGCTGAGCGGATCGAAGGTGCTTACGGATACGGCGCGCTGGAGCGGCTGGATCTGGCAGGCGGAGATTACAGTGAAATGGATTTTCGTTATTCTGCCTTTCGCGAGAGCGCTTTTGGCGGTAGCAGCTTCGCAGAGAGCAATCTGGTGGGTACAGTCTGGGAAGGCTGCGATTTGACGGATACGGAATGGAATCAGGGGTGGCTGCACGGTGCAAGCTTCGAGAATTGTCGTCTGGTGGGGGCATTATTTCATCGGGTGGAGGCGGATTGCGGGCTTCCTGATCCAGGGAATTGGGAGATTCCGGGCTTCCAAGAAGTATCCTTTGCCGGAGCAGACTTAAGCGAGGCTGAATTTGTTCTGGCCAAGCTGCGGGGTGCAAGATTCACGGGGGCGAAGCTGACCGGAGCGATCCTTGGATGGTGCGATCTGACCGATGCGGATTTCCGGGGAGCTGATCTGCGTGGAACGAACTTCTCAGGCTCCTGCTTAATGGGAGTGCAGATGGACACGGGCGCGTGCAGCTTGCTCAGCGAACGTCCGGAAATGCCGGAACTTCCGTTCACTGAAGAAGCCATTACGGATTGGCTGAAGGAGGAACATCAATGA
- a CDS encoding contractile injection system protein, VgrG/Pvc8 family — MSEPALSYDNLRVSPFELVSLQELTITKQMNEHTYVKFTGIVDEEKKDSYVRLSSSNTVVEITQVNEEGGKWVLFSGLILNLSVSVNRGVHILEVEGVSHTHELDIRKKSRSFQNHSMTYPQLLDQIAEGYSNIDIMDAATDGAAIGKFTLQYEETDWQFLKRIASRLRTGLMPASVFDTPKFYFGVFDTSSKGKLQDFNYRVRKRMDKFRYTTQNTSAKVGEDDFIYYEVETGRVLDLGNAIEFKGKLLYVYEAYTEMKKGLLRHRYILSSRHGLRQNTFYNDKIIGVSLQGQVIGINKDKLKIHLYIDSEQQTGEAHDFPYSSVYTAEGNSGWYVMPEKGDHVRVYFPGNKEEEGVATSSVRQNAEEGESNKLSNPDHKFFRTPAGKELKMTPDEVIVTGKDGEIYIRLSEGGGIEIISSKLIKLNAKEDIMMSADKSIVISAKDQLSLICKDSSLKMDGTTALSGTEVRTN; from the coding sequence ATGAGTGAACCAGCCTTATCTTACGATAATCTGCGGGTTAGCCCGTTTGAACTGGTCAGTCTGCAGGAGTTAACCATTACGAAACAAATGAATGAGCACACCTATGTGAAATTCACCGGTATTGTGGATGAAGAGAAGAAGGACAGCTATGTCCGGTTGAGCTCATCGAATACAGTGGTGGAGATCACCCAGGTGAATGAAGAAGGCGGCAAATGGGTGCTGTTCAGTGGACTTATTCTGAATTTGAGTGTGTCGGTGAACCGCGGTGTCCATATCCTTGAAGTAGAGGGGGTCTCCCATACCCATGAGCTGGACATTCGCAAGAAAAGCCGCTCCTTCCAGAACCACAGCATGACTTACCCGCAGCTTCTGGATCAGATCGCGGAGGGTTATTCCAATATTGATATTATGGACGCGGCAACAGATGGAGCGGCTATCGGCAAGTTCACGCTTCAGTATGAAGAGACAGACTGGCAGTTTCTGAAGCGGATCGCTTCACGTCTGCGTACCGGTCTGATGCCTGCATCGGTCTTTGATACGCCGAAGTTCTATTTTGGCGTGTTCGATACCTCCTCGAAAGGTAAGCTGCAGGATTTTAACTACCGGGTTCGCAAAAGAATGGACAAATTCCGTTACACTACGCAGAATACGTCAGCCAAGGTAGGCGAGGATGATTTCATATATTATGAGGTCGAGACGGGCCGGGTACTGGATCTGGGCAATGCGATCGAATTCAAAGGCAAGCTGCTGTATGTATACGAAGCTTACACTGAAATGAAGAAGGGCCTGCTTCGTCACCGCTATATTTTAAGCTCGCGTCATGGACTTCGCCAGAACACTTTTTATAATGACAAAATTATCGGAGTTTCGCTGCAAGGCCAGGTAATCGGGATCAACAAGGACAAGCTCAAAATTCATCTCTACATCGATTCGGAGCAGCAGACAGGAGAGGCGCATGACTTTCCGTATTCATCTGTGTACACGGCAGAAGGCAACAGCGGCTGGTACGTCATGCCGGAGAAGGGCGATCATGTTCGGGTGTATTTTCCGGGGAACAAGGAGGAAGAAGGGGTAGCAACCAGCTCGGTGCGGCAGAATGCCGAAGAAGGCGAGAGCAACAAGCTGAGCAACCCTGACCACAAGTTCTTCCGCACACCGGCCGGCAAGGAGCTGAAGATGACGCCGGATGAGGTAATTGTGACCGGCAAGGACGGAGAGATCTACATCCGGCTTAGTGAGGGCGGCGGGATCGAGATTATCAGCAGCAAGCTGATCAAGCTCAATGCTAAGGAAGATATCATGATGAGCGCGGATAAAAGCATTGTCATTTCCGCCAAGGATCAGCTCAGCCTGATTTGTAAGGACAGCAGCCTGAAGATGGACGGCACGACTGCTTTAAGCGGAACTGAAGTACGTACGAACTAA
- a CDS encoding DUF4280 domain-containing protein — MAEIKGITRPDVVEQDGGGAEPSYVVAGAILSCTCGTQLNRLKIPYSHGVHLKEKAQLNVEDKNPMIHIMPFGNCTSLLNPAVQIGKLDIEGRKKAPCVPGISTSWMDGKTDVLVEGHPALLSTCVNQCVYGGRIVIEDDGQELGGSSLEGTTSGFGGAIR; from the coding sequence ATGGCAGAAATCAAAGGAATAACGAGACCGGATGTTGTGGAACAGGACGGAGGAGGGGCAGAGCCGAGCTACGTGGTTGCCGGGGCAATCTTAAGCTGTACATGCGGAACTCAGCTGAATCGTTTGAAAATCCCTTATAGCCACGGCGTACACCTGAAAGAAAAAGCACAGCTGAATGTGGAGGACAAGAACCCGATGATCCACATTATGCCATTCGGGAATTGTACCAGCTTATTGAACCCGGCTGTCCAGATCGGGAAACTTGATATTGAAGGGCGGAAGAAGGCGCCGTGTGTTCCGGGGATTTCGACTTCGTGGATGGACGGAAAAACAGATGTGCTTGTGGAGGGACATCCTGCGTTGCTCAGCACATGTGTGAACCAGTGTGTTTATGGGGGACGAATTGTGATCGAGGATGACGGTCAGGAGCTTGGGGGATCGAGCCTGGAGGGGACGACGAGCGGGTTCGGCGGGGCCATCCGGTAA
- a CDS encoding molecular chaperone — translation MNGYTYRLHPDAASRERIRGTTRYTRAELMDMTTFQLRNICYKERMVEGLGPQTDREELIRIILKFLGADDVLCIGRVHKGGFERIQQAINRHMTSPLSSDGGISVPARLILYEGLKVDRLDRYIVTAAGGLTDSNVLLVNESMELCGIFNLEQDEAVPGTFYLTADSGARWERSRNRQYSLLFFRKRDSEYLYKIYYSDKPLPPVNIQYTKIPLAHLDIRELEQTQAVLAIDFGTSNTTAGAYLHRGYIQEPSSQDLLNGRVRLEEINYVTFPDTTFKNTDWIEVLPTAVSIADCSEPGNILYEFGYEALKSMRRGGYSSRASVFRGIKRWISDYSKQEEVVDAQGNAAVVTRLDIVRAYLEHVILTAEHQFKCRFKRLHLSAPVKMKAQFLEMFSEILPEYEIESEHALDEGMSVLYNTIADGIERNAFMEGVPYQALVIDCGGGTTDLSSCRFTVEDGQIAYKLDIHTTYENGDTNFGGNNITYRIMQFMKIVFADYYSGRRAATDIDSLIAAPGADVFRQVDEAGVQSVYAELDRRYLEAEQIIPTAYAHREHRSRDEYLRVRGNFHFLWEIAEEMKQQFFRKTGMLRNRFHSAIEDGQDSDLQITTMERWFLSVVRNGELRDEFEFPDVVFNIKEITQLIKADIYDVVRKFLEEFYREGRLGQYSMIKLTGQSCRIDVFREALKEFVPGRSIEFRQKPAEGRVPDLKLACLRGAIRYLSARKTGAIQAEITHEAAVIPYTVSAYTHNLRQKVLINSLERSDGLPGSISRPFETAEVELYVSGSDGTLRQKCVYVNRKENYEQVVYEDIQSRFGTKIPQDDTDSIMNGETKFFVFADHSHWGFHVLPVARRDEQLLLGHKRLFAYENESSELDFFDGLK, via the coding sequence ATGAACGGTTATACATACAGGTTGCATCCTGACGCTGCGAGCCGTGAACGCATTCGGGGAACCACCCGATATACGCGGGCAGAGCTTATGGACATGACGACCTTTCAGCTTCGCAACATTTGTTACAAAGAACGGATGGTAGAAGGGCTGGGTCCGCAGACGGACCGCGAAGAGTTGATCCGGATTATCCTGAAATTTCTGGGAGCGGATGATGTACTGTGTATCGGCCGTGTGCATAAGGGCGGGTTCGAACGGATTCAGCAGGCGATCAACCGCCATATGACCTCGCCGCTAAGCAGTGATGGCGGGATTAGTGTTCCAGCACGTCTGATTCTGTACGAAGGGCTTAAGGTGGACAGGCTGGACCGCTACATCGTTACTGCAGCGGGAGGGCTTACGGACTCCAATGTGCTGCTGGTGAACGAAAGTATGGAGCTGTGCGGGATTTTCAATCTGGAGCAGGATGAAGCCGTGCCGGGCACCTTCTACTTAACCGCCGACAGTGGAGCGAGATGGGAGAGAAGCAGGAACCGCCAGTACAGTCTATTGTTTTTCCGCAAGCGTGACTCGGAGTATTTGTACAAGATTTATTATTCGGACAAACCTCTGCCGCCTGTTAACATTCAATATACCAAAATTCCGCTAGCCCATCTCGACATCCGTGAGCTGGAACAGACGCAAGCCGTGCTTGCCATCGATTTTGGCACCTCCAATACGACGGCGGGTGCTTATTTGCATAGAGGTTATATTCAGGAACCCAGCAGCCAGGACCTGCTGAACGGACGTGTCCGCCTGGAGGAGATTAATTATGTGACCTTTCCGGATACAACGTTTAAGAATACGGACTGGATTGAAGTGCTCCCGACAGCAGTCAGCATCGCAGATTGCTCGGAACCCGGCAATATCCTGTACGAATTCGGATATGAAGCGCTGAAGAGCATGCGCAGGGGGGGCTACAGCAGCCGGGCCAGTGTCTTCCGCGGCATCAAGCGTTGGATCAGCGATTACAGTAAACAGGAGGAAGTAGTAGATGCCCAGGGCAATGCAGCTGTAGTGACGCGTCTGGACATTGTGCGCGCCTACCTTGAACATGTAATTCTAACGGCGGAGCACCAGTTCAAATGCAGGTTCAAACGGCTGCATCTGTCCGCTCCTGTGAAGATGAAGGCCCAGTTCCTTGAGATGTTCAGCGAGATTCTGCCCGAATATGAAATTGAGAGCGAGCATGCCCTCGATGAAGGAATGTCAGTGCTGTACAACACGATTGCCGACGGTATCGAACGCAATGCCTTTATGGAGGGCGTGCCGTATCAAGCTCTGGTAATTGATTGCGGCGGGGGCACAACCGACCTTTCCTCCTGCCGCTTTACTGTGGAAGACGGACAGATTGCTTACAAGCTGGACATCCACACCACCTACGAGAATGGGGATACCAATTTCGGCGGCAATAATATCACTTACAGAATTATGCAGTTCATGAAGATTGTCTTCGCGGATTATTACTCCGGACGGCGGGCCGCAACCGATATTGACAGCCTGATTGCAGCACCGGGGGCAGATGTGTTCCGCCAGGTCGATGAAGCGGGAGTCCAGAGTGTATATGCGGAGCTCGATCGCCGGTATTTGGAGGCGGAGCAGATTATTCCTACAGCCTACGCCCACCGGGAGCATCGTTCACGGGACGAATATTTGCGGGTCCGCGGAAATTTCCATTTTCTCTGGGAGATTGCTGAAGAGATGAAGCAGCAATTCTTCCGCAAGACCGGCATGCTCCGCAACCGATTCCACTCCGCCATCGAGGACGGACAGGACAGCGATTTGCAGATTACCACGATGGAGCGCTGGTTCCTGTCCGTGGTGCGGAACGGCGAACTCCGTGATGAATTTGAATTTCCGGATGTGGTCTTTAACATCAAGGAGATAACCCAGCTCATCAAGGCGGATATTTATGACGTAGTCCGGAAGTTCCTGGAGGAGTTCTACCGGGAGGGAAGGCTTGGCCAGTATTCGATGATTAAGCTGACAGGCCAGTCCTGCCGGATCGATGTTTTCCGGGAAGCGCTGAAGGAGTTCGTGCCGGGGCGCAGTATAGAATTCCGCCAGAAACCGGCGGAAGGCCGTGTTCCTGATCTGAAGCTGGCTTGCCTGCGGGGAGCGATCCGCTATCTCAGTGCCAGAAAGACGGGGGCAATTCAGGCGGAAATCACCCATGAGGCGGCGGTCATTCCTTATACGGTCAGCGCGTATACCCACAACCTCCGGCAGAAGGTATTGATTAACAGTCTGGAGCGGAGTGACGGTCTGCCCGGCAGCATTTCCCGGCCGTTCGAGACGGCCGAGGTCGAGCTGTATGTGAGCGGCAGCGACGGGACCCTGCGGCAGAAATGTGTATACGTCAATCGTAAGGAGAATTACGAGCAGGTGGTGTATGAGGACATCCAGTCCCGCTTTGGTACAAAGATTCCGCAGGACGATACGGATTCCATTATGAACGGAGAGACGAAGTTTTTCGTGTTCGCGGATCATTCGCATTGGGGTTTCCATGTCCTGCCTGTGGCCCGCCGTGATGAGCAATTGCTGCTGGGTCACAAAAGACTGTTCGCCTATGAGAATGAATCATCGGAACTGGACTTTTTTGATGGACTGAAGTAA